The following are encoded together in the Bacillus sp. V2I10 genome:
- a CDS encoding zinc ribbon domain-containing protein YjdM, which yields MQDLPNCPKCQSAYTYEDGSLLVCPECAHEWTADAEAESIEDQKVVKDANGNILNDGDSVTVIKDLKVKGSSSVIKIGTKVKSIRLVDGDHDIDCKIDGFGAMQLKSEFVKKV from the coding sequence ATGCAAGATTTGCCGAATTGCCCCAAGTGTCAATCAGCTTATACTTATGAAGATGGAAGTCTTTTAGTCTGCCCGGAATGTGCTCATGAGTGGACAGCAGATGCTGAAGCTGAAAGTATTGAAGATCAAAAGGTTGTTAAAGATGCGAACGGAAACATCTTAAATGATGGCGATTCTGTTACCGTCATCAAAGACCTCAAAGTAAAAGGAAGCTCATCGGTTATAAAAATAGGAACAAAAGTAAAGAGCATCCGTTTAGTAGATGGAGATCATGATATTGACTGCAAAATTGACGGTTTTGGTGCGATGCAGTTAAAATCTGAATTTGTTAAAAAAGTTTAA
- a CDS encoding cold-shock protein, with protein MLQGKVKWFNAEKGFGFIEAEGQEDVFVHFSAIQGEGFKSLEEGQTVTFEIVEGARGPQAANVQK; from the coding sequence ATGTTACAAGGTAAAGTTAAATGGTTTAACGCAGAAAAAGGTTTCGGTTTCATCGAAGCAGAAGGTCAAGAAGACGTATTCGTACATTTCTCTGCTATTCAAGGCGAAGGCTTCAAAAGCTTAGAAGAAGGCCAAACAGTTACTTTCGAAATCGTTGAAGGCGCTCGTGGACCACAAGCAGCTAACGTTCAAAAGTAA
- the murQ gene encoding N-acetylmuramic acid 6-phosphate etherase, translated as MVRKPTEERNERTSLIDEMDSLQIVEMMHKEDSAITAAVNEALPQIAKAVDAVVKRWNEGGRVFVIGAGTSGRVGMLDAVELGPTFSVETGRWTAIVSGGNEAMWQPLEETEDDVSVIRNELQSYQLNASDCVIGLTASGSTPFVKSGLSYAKEVGGCAISISNNKHTDVSKISDVSVELTTGPEVIRGSTRLKAGTAQKIALNMISTAVMIRLGKVYQNEMVDMKLINLKLKKRAENILMDLTGIEAEAAESAMHQTQGNLKEAIFMTVTQSSQEQAAVSIKQAEGKLKQAIQNFFNKDKK; from the coding sequence ATGGTGCGTAAACCAACCGAAGAGAGAAATGAGAGAACTTCGCTTATTGATGAAATGGATTCCCTTCAGATTGTGGAAATGATGCACAAAGAAGATTCAGCGATTACTGCGGCAGTAAATGAAGCACTTCCGCAAATCGCCAAAGCTGTTGATGCAGTCGTAAAGCGATGGAATGAGGGCGGCAGAGTCTTTGTAATAGGAGCGGGAACAAGCGGCAGAGTCGGCATGCTTGATGCTGTGGAGCTTGGTCCAACCTTTTCAGTAGAAACCGGCAGATGGACTGCCATTGTATCAGGCGGAAATGAAGCGATGTGGCAGCCGCTTGAAGAGACTGAAGATGATGTAAGCGTTATTCGAAATGAACTCCAATCCTATCAGTTAAACGCTTCTGATTGTGTAATTGGACTTACGGCCAGCGGATCCACACCGTTTGTTAAAAGCGGTCTGTCTTATGCAAAAGAAGTTGGAGGATGTGCAATTTCGATCAGCAACAATAAACATACTGACGTTTCCAAAATAAGTGATGTCTCAGTTGAATTGACAACGGGTCCTGAAGTCATTAGAGGTTCCACAAGACTAAAGGCAGGCACAGCCCAGAAAATAGCGCTTAATATGATATCTACTGCCGTCATGATCCGGCTCGGAAAAGTGTATCAAAATGAAATGGTGGATATGAAGCTCATTAATTTGAAGCTGAAAAAACGGGCTGAAAATATCTTAATGGATTTGACAGGAATTGAAGCTGAGGCAGCTGAATCTGCCATGCATCAAACACAAGGCAATTTAAAAGAAGCAATCTTTATGACTGTCACTCAATCTTCACAAGAACAGGCTGCAGTTTCTATAAAACAGGCTGAAGGGAAATTGAAACAGGCGATACAGAATTTTTTCAATAAAGATAAAAAGTAG
- a CDS encoding GntR family transcriptional regulator, translating into MIQKNSPLPIYYQLEEGIKEAIQQQELMPGEMIPSEREYAEKYGISRMTVRQALSNLVNDGYLYRQRGKGTFVAHQKIEQPLQGLTSFSEDMRSRGLEPSTRVISFTEVEANLDLAAKLEVEAGAPLFELKRVRLADQLPMAYEMLYISKELAKGLTKEIAVNSIYDYVENKLGLKIQHGRQVLEASFARKTEAEMLEVAEGAPVLLIERRTTLDTNKPFEVVRSVYRADRYKFTIDMERL; encoded by the coding sequence ATGATTCAAAAGAATTCTCCGCTCCCAATTTATTATCAGCTTGAAGAGGGAATAAAAGAAGCCATTCAACAACAAGAATTAATGCCTGGTGAAATGATTCCTTCAGAAAGAGAATACGCTGAAAAGTATGGAATAAGCAGGATGACGGTGAGACAGGCTCTTTCGAATCTGGTGAATGACGGCTATTTATACCGGCAGCGCGGAAAAGGGACCTTCGTTGCCCATCAAAAAATTGAGCAGCCTCTTCAGGGCTTAACAAGCTTTTCAGAAGATATGCGTTCAAGAGGACTTGAACCGAGCACACGCGTCATCAGTTTTACTGAAGTTGAAGCAAATCTTGATCTTGCTGCCAAGCTTGAGGTTGAAGCGGGAGCTCCCCTCTTTGAACTAAAACGTGTAAGGCTTGCTGATCAGCTTCCAATGGCGTATGAAATGCTTTATATATCAAAAGAACTTGCAAAAGGTCTAACGAAGGAAATAGCTGTGAACTCCATTTATGATTATGTAGAAAATAAGCTTGGATTAAAGATACAGCATGGAAGACAAGTGCTGGAAGCCTCCTTTGCTAGAAAAACGGAGGCAGAGATGCTGGAAGTTGCTGAAGGCGCACCAGTACTGCTGATTGAACGGCGAACCACGCTCGATACAAACAAACCGTTTGAGGTCGTCAGGTCCGTCTATCGTGCAGATCGCTATAAATTCACGATTGATATGGAGCGATTATAA
- the nagB gene encoding glucosamine-6-phosphate deaminase, with product MKLIEAKDYHEMSMLAAEVILAQIKSKPDSVLGLATGGTVLGTYQQLILDHQQNKTTYQHIKTFNLDEYAGLSKQDENSYHAYMKKHFFDEVNIPSSQTFLPNGEAHDMEAECKKYDRKIEELGGIDLQLLGIGQNGHIGFNEPGSSFESNTHLVALEQSTRQANARYFDSIEDVPTHAVTMGIASIMKSKKVLLLASGLQKSSILYDLFHSDVTSSIPATILRNHPDTIIIADQEALSKLHQDERKMFAK from the coding sequence ATGAAGCTAATTGAAGCAAAAGATTATCACGAAATGAGTATGCTCGCAGCTGAGGTTATATTGGCTCAAATCAAGTCAAAACCGGATTCTGTGCTTGGTTTGGCAACGGGCGGGACGGTACTTGGCACCTATCAGCAGCTGATTTTGGATCATCAGCAAAACAAAACAACCTATCAGCATATTAAAACGTTCAATCTGGATGAATATGCAGGCTTATCAAAACAAGATGAAAACAGCTATCATGCTTATATGAAGAAACACTTTTTTGATGAGGTCAATATTCCTTCTTCTCAAACCTTTCTTCCAAACGGGGAAGCCCATGATATGGAAGCGGAATGTAAGAAATATGATCGGAAAATTGAGGAATTAGGCGGAATTGATCTTCAGCTTCTTGGCATCGGTCAAAATGGGCACATCGGATTTAACGAACCGGGAAGTTCTTTTGAATCGAATACTCATTTAGTTGCTTTGGAACAGTCAACCCGTCAGGCAAATGCACGCTACTTTGATTCCATTGAAGATGTACCAACTCATGCTGTAACAATGGGGATCGCTTCAATTATGAAAAGCAAAAAAGTGCTGCTTCTCGCTTCAGGATTGCAAAAATCATCAATATTATATGATCTGTTTCATTCAGATGTTACAAGCTCCATACCGGCAACCATTTTAAGAAATCATCCGGATACAATCATCATTGCCGATCAAGAAGCATTGTCAAAATTGCATCAAGATGAAAGGAAGATGTTTGCCAAATGA
- the nagA gene encoding N-acetylglucosamine-6-phosphate deacetylase, translating to MSKTYITNAKLFTGEVVYQNGFILIENDKITETGNLTEMPEPKPDDKVINLRGSASILPGFIDIHIHGADGADVMDATKEAILTMSRALPKEGTTSYLATTMTADRGQITDALKNAADYIKRENNEGAEVLGIHLEGPFLNPKRAGAQAPGNIIEPSCELFDKWLEEAEDYIKLVTLAPERKNGYELARHLTSAGITASIGHSDAVYSEVEKAVKSGVKHATHLFNGMRGIHHREPGVAGTVLMIDEVKTEMIVDGIHIAPEMVKFVYKVKGSEGTILITDAMRAKGLGAGKYDLGGQEVTVDADRATLADGTLAGSILTFRDAAVNMMNYSGCSLEDIVKMSSVNPAKQIGVYDRKGSLSIGKDADIVILDENYEVLMTFCRGKISFTGSVEQ from the coding sequence ATGTCGAAAACCTATATAACAAACGCGAAATTATTTACAGGTGAAGTCGTTTACCAGAACGGTTTTATCCTTATTGAAAACGATAAAATTACTGAAACTGGGAACTTAACTGAAATGCCTGAACCTAAACCTGATGATAAGGTGATTAATCTTAGAGGCAGTGCTTCCATTTTGCCAGGTTTTATTGACATTCATATCCACGGTGCAGATGGTGCAGATGTGATGGATGCGACAAAAGAAGCGATTTTAACGATGAGCAGAGCTCTTCCGAAAGAAGGGACAACGAGTTATCTCGCAACAACGATGACTGCAGATCGAGGCCAGATTACAGATGCGCTGAAGAATGCAGCTGATTATATTAAACGTGAAAATAATGAAGGAGCAGAAGTGCTTGGTATTCACTTAGAAGGTCCTTTTCTGAATCCAAAACGTGCAGGTGCCCAGGCTCCAGGCAATATCATTGAACCATCATGCGAACTTTTTGATAAATGGCTGGAAGAAGCAGAAGATTATATTAAGCTGGTCACACTTGCACCAGAACGCAAGAATGGATATGAACTGGCCAGGCATTTAACATCTGCGGGCATAACGGCCTCAATTGGCCATAGTGATGCCGTCTATTCAGAAGTTGAAAAGGCTGTCAAAAGCGGCGTGAAGCACGCCACACATCTTTTCAATGGTATGAGAGGCATTCACCATAGGGAACCAGGCGTAGCGGGTACTGTGCTTATGATAGATGAAGTGAAAACAGAAATGATTGTGGATGGTATTCACATTGCCCCTGAAATGGTGAAATTTGTTTATAAAGTTAAAGGCAGTGAGGGAACTATATTAATTACAGATGCGATGAGAGCTAAAGGTCTTGGAGCAGGCAAATATGACCTTGGCGGGCAGGAAGTAACGGTTGATGCGGACAGGGCAACGCTTGCTGATGGAACTCTTGCAGGAAGTATTTTGACGTTTAGAGATGCTGCAGTGAACATGATGAATTATTCAGGCTGTTCACTTGAAGATATTGTGAAGATGTCATCCGTTAATCCTGCTAAACAAATCGGCGTTTATGACCGAAAGGGCAGTTTATCAATCGGAAAAGATGCTGACATCGTCATACTCGATGAAAATTATGAAGTGCTGATGACGTTTTGCAGAGGCAAAATCTCTTTTACAGGAAGTGTTGAACAATGA
- the nagE gene encoding N-acetylglucosamine-specific PTS transporter subunit IIBC has translation MMKYLQKIGRSLMLPVAVLPAAAILMGIGYWIDPAGWGAGNPIAAFLIKAGSSIIDNMAILFAVGVALGMSKEKDGSAAMSGLVAYLVITTLLSTNSVAMLQGVDPENVNAAFAKIGNQFVGILSGIVASIMYNRFSHVQLPAALSFFSGKRLVPIMTAVSMLLVSVVLFFAWPVIFTGLVAFGTWISKLGFIGAGLYGFFNRILIPTGLHHALNSVFWFDVAGINDIGNFWAGTGTKGITGMYQAGFFPIMMFGLPAAALAMYHTAKTKRKKQAASLMLAAGFASFFTGVTEPLEFSFMFLAPALYVVHAALTGLSLAVAAFFHWTAGFGFSAGFVDFVLSSRLPLANQPYMLLLQGLVVAVIYYVLFRFLITKFNLATPGREEDTDEMLEEGTASSDQSQAEGSKFAVMAAKIYDGLGGDANVTSVDNCVTRLRIEVKDMDAVDQKKIKDTGVPGINIVGKNSIQVIVGTQVQFVADEIEKIRK, from the coding sequence ATGATGAAATACCTACAGAAAATCGGCCGTTCATTGATGCTGCCTGTAGCAGTATTGCCGGCAGCGGCGATTCTGATGGGAATCGGTTATTGGATCGATCCTGCAGGCTGGGGAGCAGGGAATCCGATCGCAGCATTTTTAATTAAAGCCGGATCTTCTATTATTGACAATATGGCGATACTTTTTGCAGTTGGAGTAGCACTTGGAATGTCAAAAGAAAAAGATGGTTCTGCCGCTATGAGTGGTTTGGTGGCTTACTTGGTTATCACAACGCTGCTTTCAACAAACTCAGTAGCGATGCTTCAAGGGGTTGACCCGGAAAATGTCAACGCGGCTTTTGCAAAAATCGGAAATCAATTTGTTGGGATTCTTTCAGGGATCGTAGCATCCATAATGTACAATCGTTTTAGTCATGTACAATTGCCGGCTGCATTATCTTTCTTTAGTGGAAAACGTTTAGTTCCAATCATGACAGCTGTATCTATGTTGCTGGTTTCAGTAGTGTTGTTCTTCGCTTGGCCTGTAATCTTTACTGGATTAGTTGCTTTTGGAACATGGATCAGTAAGTTAGGGTTTATTGGGGCAGGATTATATGGTTTCTTCAATAGAATTTTAATTCCTACCGGGTTACATCATGCTTTAAACTCAGTGTTCTGGTTTGATGTCGCTGGAATTAATGATATTGGTAATTTCTGGGCAGGAACTGGGACAAAGGGAATTACAGGAATGTATCAAGCTGGATTCTTCCCAATTATGATGTTTGGTTTACCAGCCGCAGCGTTAGCTATGTATCATACTGCAAAAACGAAAAGAAAAAAACAGGCGGCATCGTTGATGTTAGCTGCAGGTTTTGCTTCATTCTTTACTGGGGTAACAGAACCGCTTGAATTTTCATTCATGTTTTTAGCTCCGGCACTTTATGTGGTTCATGCAGCCTTAACAGGTCTTTCATTAGCAGTTGCAGCATTTTTCCATTGGACAGCCGGATTTGGTTTTAGTGCAGGATTTGTTGACTTTGTATTAAGTTCAAGATTGCCGTTAGCTAATCAGCCTTATATGTTGCTTCTGCAAGGACTTGTTGTAGCGGTTATTTATTATGTATTATTCAGATTCTTAATTACAAAATTTAATTTGGCAACGCCTGGAAGAGAAGAAGATACAGATGAAATGCTTGAAGAAGGTACAGCAAGCAGTGATCAATCTCAAGCTGAAGGTTCTAAATTTGCAGTAATGGCTGCCAAGATCTATGATGGCTTAGGCGGAGACGCCAATGTAACGTCTGTTGACAACTGCGTGACTCGCTTAAGAATTGAAGTGAAAGATATGGATGCGGTAGATCAGAAAAAGATTAAAGATACGGGTGTACCGGGAATTAATATTGTCGGAAAAAACAGCATTCAGGTAATTGTGGGAACACAAGTACAGTTCGTAGCTGATGAAATAGAAAAAATAAGAAAATGA
- the ggt gene encoding gamma-glutamyltransferase, giving the protein MKRRLSVFLIAILLACGFPVSTEAKMQEKKEEYSQVDVGRDGMVTTAHPLASKIGADVLKKGGNAIDAAVAIQYALNVTEPMMSGIGGGGFMMVYDGKTEETTIINSRERAPAGAAPDMFLDENGVPIPFSERYKGGTAVGVPGTLKGLETALDMWGTRSMKELISPSIQLAEKGFKIDSILAAAISDNADTLSATAAKDVFLPKGTPLKEGDKLVQKDLAKTFKLIRSKGTDVFYKGEIGQALAGTVQDFGGSMTPDDLKRYNVTIDEPIWGEYQGYEIASMPPPSSGGVFLLQMLKILDDFNLSQYDVRSAEKYHLLAEAMHLAYADRAVYAGDPEFVDVPVDGLLHPDYIAERQQLISLNTVNPNPQAGDPWKYEEGTAEYEKTVQPNDRQYGETTHFSVTDKWGNVVSYTTTIEQVFGTGIMVPGYGLMLNNELTDFDAVPGGANEVQPNKRPLSSMTPTIVFEDDKPVLTVGSPGGPTIITSVLQTILHTIEYDMELKAAVEEPRIYTNNLNSYRFENGISSDLIARLNQMGHRFGTNPVVIGNVQSILIDNEKGTFKGVADSSRNGASIGVDLKKMRDE; this is encoded by the coding sequence ATGAAAAGAAGGTTGAGTGTTTTCCTGATTGCGATCTTGCTTGCTTGCGGATTTCCGGTCAGTACAGAGGCTAAGATGCAGGAGAAGAAAGAGGAATACAGTCAGGTTGATGTTGGACGGGACGGTATGGTGACAACGGCCCATCCGCTGGCATCTAAAATTGGAGCTGATGTTCTTAAAAAGGGCGGAAATGCCATTGATGCAGCTGTTGCGATTCAATATGCGCTGAATGTGACCGAGCCGATGATGTCCGGAATTGGCGGCGGCGGTTTTATGATGGTGTATGACGGCAAAACAGAAGAAACAACGATTATTAACAGCCGCGAGCGGGCGCCTGCAGGAGCGGCGCCAGATATGTTTCTCGATGAAAACGGAGTTCCGATTCCTTTTTCAGAACGATACAAAGGCGGAACTGCGGTTGGAGTGCCAGGGACGCTGAAGGGATTGGAAACGGCTCTGGACATGTGGGGCACGCGTTCAATGAAGGAACTGATCAGTCCTTCGATTCAACTCGCTGAAAAGGGTTTTAAAATTGATTCGATTTTAGCAGCAGCGATTTCAGACAATGCTGATACGTTATCCGCTACTGCTGCAAAGGACGTCTTCCTTCCAAAAGGAACACCGTTAAAAGAAGGGGACAAGCTTGTTCAAAAAGACTTGGCGAAAACCTTTAAACTGATTCGTTCAAAAGGAACGGATGTGTTCTACAAAGGTGAAATCGGGCAAGCCCTTGCCGGCACCGTACAGGATTTTGGAGGCTCCATGACGCCGGATGATTTGAAGCGATATAATGTCACAATTGATGAACCAATTTGGGGCGAGTATCAGGGGTATGAAATTGCAAGCATGCCGCCTCCAAGCTCAGGCGGAGTTTTCTTGCTGCAGATGCTGAAGATCCTCGATGATTTCAATTTGTCTCAATATGACGTGCGTTCAGCTGAGAAATATCATTTGCTAGCAGAGGCCATGCATCTTGCCTATGCTGACCGTGCAGTCTATGCCGGTGATCCTGAATTTGTAGATGTGCCAGTAGATGGACTGCTCCATCCGGATTACATTGCTGAAAGACAGCAGCTGATCAGTCTAAATACAGTTAATCCAAATCCTCAAGCGGGAGATCCGTGGAAGTACGAAGAAGGTACTGCCGAATATGAAAAAACGGTGCAGCCAAATGATAGGCAGTACGGAGAAACGACTCACTTCAGCGTGACAGATAAATGGGGAAATGTCGTCTCTTATACAACAACCATTGAGCAGGTTTTTGGAACCGGCATAATGGTTCCAGGATATGGTTTAATGCTGAACAATGAACTCACTGACTTTGACGCTGTTCCGGGCGGAGCCAATGAAGTTCAGCCTAATAAACGTCCCCTCAGCAGTATGACTCCAACCATTGTGTTTGAAGATGATAAACCTGTTTTAACAGTCGGATCTCCTGGAGGACCAACGATTATCACATCCGTGCTTCAAACGATTCTTCACACCATCGAATATGATATGGAACTAAAAGCAGCAGTTGAAGAACCTAGAATCTATACGAACAATCTGAATTCGTATCGGTTTGAAAACGGCATTTCTTCAGACCTCATCGCTCGTTTAAATCAAATGGGTCACCGGTTTGGGACAAACCCTGTCGTCATTGGCAACGTGCAAAGCATCCTGATTGATAACGAAAAAGGAACATTTAAAGGAGTAGCCGACTCAAGCAGAAATGGCGCTTCCATCGGCGTTGATCTAAAAAAGATGAGAGATGAGTAA
- a CDS encoding PH domain-containing protein, giving the protein MQIVFGLIKREIPIRDMKEIRYSNNPLFSSRLDAEKT; this is encoded by the coding sequence TTGCAGATCGTGTTCGGATTAATTAAAAGAGAAATACCTATCAGGGATATGAAAGAAATCCGCTATTCAAATAACCCGCTCTTTAGCTCCCGCTTGGACGCTGAAAAGACTTGA
- a CDS encoding GNAT family N-acetyltransferase, producing MQIQLHPITKHNWETCISLKVQKEQERFVASNLYSLAESRFETSFLPLGLYAGNKMIGFAMIGKDPKDGVYWLVRFMVDHAHQGKGYGFAALQIVLSFMKSRYDVSPFLLLGVNPENVQAKRLYQKAGFIHTGKVENGEAIYRLGIY from the coding sequence ATGCAGATTCAGCTCCATCCCATAACGAAGCATAATTGGGAAACATGTATATCGCTTAAGGTTCAAAAAGAGCAAGAGAGGTTTGTTGCGAGTAACCTGTATTCACTGGCAGAATCAAGATTTGAAACCTCCTTTTTGCCGCTTGGTCTTTATGCGGGAAATAAAATGATCGGCTTTGCGATGATCGGAAAAGATCCTAAAGATGGGGTGTACTGGCTGGTTCGGTTTATGGTTGATCATGCCCATCAAGGAAAAGGGTATGGCTTTGCAGCTTTGCAGATTGTGCTCAGTTTTATGAAATCACGGTATGATGTCAGCCCATTTCTTTTACTTGGAGTCAATCCTGAGAATGTTCAGGCAAAAAGGCTTTATCAAAAAGCGGGTTTTATTCATACAGGTAAAGTAGAAAACGGCGAGGCCATTTACCGGCTTGGTATATATTAA
- a CDS encoding MFS transporter gives MKNDSFRRFVAAQSTLFFAGNFIFPFYILFIKNVGSSFSQFGISYGLFGLSAALVHPLLGRMSGKVSDKVMLAVSSFGMALILLYYPHIGTIEEVYVCQMIMGIFGAMQKHGEKMLLTQWTTEEKRGMQIGNYHFFTSLMSAAAIMGGGFLAHYFTVTFLFFIASAVYFIAGVIVLRITDSYFDKEQKVLHHADSAPSHNEA, from the coding sequence GTGAAAAATGATTCGTTCAGAAGATTTGTTGCGGCTCAGAGCACGCTGTTTTTTGCGGGCAATTTCATCTTCCCATTCTATATTTTGTTTATAAAAAATGTAGGGTCCTCTTTTTCGCAGTTCGGCATATCGTATGGATTATTTGGTCTTTCAGCAGCGCTTGTTCATCCGCTTTTAGGCCGTATGTCAGGGAAGGTAAGCGACAAAGTGATGTTAGCGGTTTCCTCTTTCGGAATGGCTTTGATTCTTTTGTATTACCCGCACATAGGAACGATTGAAGAAGTATATGTATGTCAAATGATCATGGGCATCTTTGGCGCGATGCAAAAGCATGGGGAAAAAATGCTGTTGACGCAGTGGACGACGGAAGAAAAACGCGGCATGCAAATTGGAAATTATCATTTTTTCACATCACTTATGTCAGCGGCTGCGATCATGGGAGGCGGATTTTTAGCTCACTACTTTACTGTAACATTCCTTTTTTTCATAGCCTCAGCCGTCTACTTTATTGCCGGCGTCATTGTTTTAAGAATAACAGATTCATACTTTGATAAGGAACAGAAGGTGCTGCACCATGCAGATTCAGCTCCATCCCATAACGAAGCATAA
- a CDS encoding FAD-binding protein — MKKRYLMLLTLGFFIVFACSLKAASEEDKNDPLIMTDVSGLMPIKIDKVIKGKEIDSFKKAINEAIETNKKISIAGKQHSQGGHTYYKDAIVLDMTSYNKILNFDKKNKTITVQSGATWDDIQRFVNPHGLAVKVMQSQNIFTVGGSMSVNVHGRDIRHGSLIDSIQSFRLLNADGEIVRVSRTENDELFPLVIGGYGLFGVILDAEISLTDDELYVMKTIALDYKEYADYFKQAVGGNENVRMHLARISTAPDSFLSEMYVTNYELAGDQGARTEYDELSEEKNAALMKFLLGLSRNYDWGKNAFWNAQKSYFLKKEDSYITRNNVMRSESEFLEYEHESNTDILQEYFVPVDAFPQYVDSLRKTLTEEELNLFNITIRYVDHNEDAVLSYSRDDMFAFVLLINQGLSDDEIKKTRNMIRKMIDVTLSFGGTYYLPYQPYPTKEQMKRAYPRTDEFFGQKRTYDEKEIFMNYFYEEYGRGEK; from the coding sequence ATGAAAAAGAGATATTTAATGCTCCTCACTCTCGGATTTTTCATTGTTTTTGCATGTTCATTAAAAGCAGCTTCAGAAGAAGATAAGAATGATCCGTTAATCATGACCGATGTCAGCGGCTTAATGCCAATAAAAATTGATAAGGTTATAAAAGGAAAAGAGATTGACTCATTCAAAAAAGCAATTAATGAAGCAATAGAGACGAATAAGAAAATCTCAATTGCGGGAAAGCAGCACAGTCAGGGAGGACATACCTATTACAAAGATGCAATAGTGCTTGATATGACTTCCTACAATAAGATTTTGAACTTTGATAAAAAGAATAAGACGATTACTGTTCAGAGCGGGGCGACTTGGGATGATATTCAGCGTTTCGTGAATCCGCATGGCCTTGCAGTCAAAGTCATGCAGTCTCAAAATATTTTCACGGTCGGAGGCTCGATGAGCGTGAATGTGCATGGACGGGATATCCGCCATGGTTCTCTAATTGACAGCATTCAATCCTTCCGATTGCTGAACGCCGATGGAGAAATTGTACGCGTCAGCCGAACCGAAAATGATGAACTTTTCCCGCTTGTCATAGGCGGATACGGATTGTTTGGAGTGATTTTAGATGCGGAAATCAGTTTAACGGATGATGAGCTCTATGTAATGAAAACAATAGCTCTCGATTACAAAGAATATGCCGATTATTTTAAACAGGCAGTCGGAGGCAATGAAAATGTCCGGATGCATCTAGCCAGAATATCCACTGCACCTGACTCTTTTTTGAGCGAAATGTATGTGACGAACTATGAACTTGCAGGTGATCAGGGTGCCCGTACAGAATATGATGAACTAAGTGAAGAAAAGAATGCCGCGCTTATGAAATTCCTGCTTGGTTTATCAAGAAACTACGATTGGGGAAAAAATGCTTTTTGGAATGCCCAAAAGTCATATTTTTTGAAAAAAGAAGATTCCTATATTACAAGAAATAATGTGATGCGGTCAGAGTCTGAGTTTCTGGAGTATGAACATGAATCGAATACAGATATTCTTCAGGAATATTTTGTCCCGGTTGATGCATTTCCTCAGTATGTGGACAGTCTGCGGAAGACATTGACAGAGGAAGAGCTGAATCTATTTAATATTACCATTCGTTACGTTGATCACAATGAAGACGCTGTTTTGTCCTACAGCCGAGATGATATGTTTGCCTTCGTTTTATTAATCAATCAGGGTTTGTCTGATGATGAAATAAAGAAGACCAGAAACATGATCCGCAAAATGATTGATGTCACCCTTTCTTTTGGCGGCACATATTATTTGCCTTATCAGCCTTATCCGACTAAGGAGCAAATGAAGCGTGCGTATCCAAGAACAGATGAGTTTTTCGGACAGAAGCGAACATATGACGAAAAGGAAATTTTTATGAATTACTTTTATGAGGAGTATGGCCGCGGTGAAAAATGA
- a CDS encoding pyridoxamine 5'-phosphate oxidase family protein: protein MDKQKLNKEVLDILKKHKVGTLATVVDNKPHSRYMTFFNDELMLYTPTTKNTHKAEEIDENPNVHILLGYEGEGFGDDYIEFEGKASISEDQRLKEKIWNDHMKNWFEGPNDPDYIVLAIKPNKIRLMNSEHESPQTLEV, encoded by the coding sequence TTGGATAAGCAGAAATTAAACAAAGAAGTATTAGATATATTGAAAAAGCATAAGGTCGGCACACTTGCTACTGTAGTGGATAATAAGCCCCATTCCCGCTATATGACATTCTTTAATGATGAATTAATGCTTTATACACCAACAACTAAGAACACTCATAAAGCAGAAGAAATCGACGAAAATCCTAATGTCCATATCCTGCTCGGATATGAAGGCGAGGGCTTTGGAGATGACTATATTGAGTTTGAAGGCAAGGCAAGCATCAGCGAAGATCAGCGATTAAAAGAAAAGATCTGGAATGATCATATGAAAAACTGGTTTGAAGGACCAAATGATCCCGATTATATCGTTCTTGCGATCAAGCCAAATAAAATCAGATTAATGAACAGCGAACACGAGTCACCGCAAACATTAGAAGTATAG